In one window of Candidatus Avedoeria danica DNA:
- a CDS encoding LysM peptidoglycan-binding domain-containing protein, whose amino-acid sequence MRPPPFARAGRRTQEVGLIDGFPRRSARRCSGCGSTLLANERNCSVCGTRVPWRLTRRGVLVESAAAVVGLAAIVAAILVWRSGAPGQLPAPPAVVLRGTDVAVVVPPTMAVSVATAVVTATATLPPLPTPAAPPALEHTIASGDTLWNIASENDTTVEAILAANVGELTLDRLSIGQVIKIPLSDALPPADALVQEAPPAVDAAAPATDTLAADILARAGAADGLTVVVQAVSVTVAADDTLSTLAEANGVTVEDVVAANGLADADAILQLGQVLVMKTAEVVTATPLPGGIAGGQPGSDAGQAAQQEPLTDDADRYAAPLALSPLFGTAITGDAPMLRWSSIGRLPPGIAYIVLLNEADAPIDEAVRVTVRGGATAARIPARFRPALGASRELVWAVAVGRIGDSLLGSDDPTVLSGDVNWIAFTWTVGDGPTPSVEP is encoded by the coding sequence GTGCGCCCCCCCCCGTTTGCGCGCGCCGGCCGACGGACCCAGGAGGTCGGGCTTATCGACGGTTTCCCTCGACGCAGCGCGCGGCGCTGCAGCGGCTGCGGCTCGACGCTGCTCGCCAACGAGCGCAACTGCTCGGTGTGCGGCACGCGGGTGCCATGGCGGCTGACGCGCCGCGGTGTCCTCGTCGAGAGCGCGGCGGCCGTTGTCGGCCTCGCGGCGATCGTCGCGGCGATCCTGGTGTGGCGGTCGGGAGCGCCCGGCCAGCTGCCGGCGCCGCCCGCCGTCGTGCTTCGCGGCACGGACGTGGCGGTTGTGGTTCCTCCGACGATGGCGGTGAGCGTCGCGACGGCCGTCGTCACGGCCACCGCCACCCTGCCCCCGTTGCCGACCCCGGCCGCTCCGCCGGCCCTCGAGCACACGATCGCGTCCGGTGACACGCTCTGGAACATCGCCTCCGAGAACGACACGACGGTCGAGGCGATCCTGGCGGCCAACGTCGGCGAGCTGACGCTCGACCGTCTGTCGATCGGGCAGGTGATCAAGATCCCGCTGTCCGACGCCCTGCCGCCGGCCGACGCGCTCGTCCAGGAAGCGCCTCCAGCGGTCGACGCCGCTGCGCCCGCGACGGACACGCTGGCCGCGGACATCCTGGCCAGGGCCGGTGCGGCCGATGGTCTGACCGTCGTCGTCCAGGCGGTGTCCGTCACCGTCGCGGCGGACGACACGCTGTCGACGCTGGCGGAAGCGAACGGCGTGACGGTGGAGGACGTTGTGGCCGCAAACGGCTTGGCGGACGCCGACGCGATCCTCCAGCTCGGTCAGGTGCTCGTGATGAAGACGGCCGAGGTCGTGACGGCGACGCCGCTGCCGGGCGGGATCGCCGGCGGGCAGCCCGGCTCGGACGCCGGGCAGGCCGCGCAGCAGGAGCCGCTGACGGACGACGCCGACCGCTACGCCGCCCCGCTCGCGCTGTCGCCACTCTTCGGCACGGCCATCACGGGGGATGCGCCGATGCTGCGCTGGTCGTCCATCGGGCGGCTGCCGCCCGGCATCGCGTACATCGTTCTGCTGAACGAGGCCGATGCGCCGATCGACGAAGCCGTGCGCGTGACCGTCCGCGGCGGCGCGACGGCGGCGCGGATACCGGCGCGCTTCCGCCCGGCCCTCGGGGCGAGCCGTGAACTCGTCTGGGCCGTGGCCGTCGGCCGGATCGGCGACAGCCTGCTCGGCTCGGACGATCCGACCGTGCTGTCCGGCGACGTGAACTGGATCGCGTTCACGTGGACGGTGGGCGATGGGCCGACGCCGTCGGTGGAGCCGTAG
- a CDS encoding SPFH domain-containing protein, with product MAILDLIEWDNPGPNEMVHRVPEWGSGEFRLGSQLVVREFQSAVFFHNGLAQDTFSAGRYTLSTENIPLLTGLMGLPFGGKSPFRTEVYFVSHRTFLDVKWGTTQPVALRDPDLGVARLRAFGTMAIDIDDAGLFINKIVGGQGLYTTNDIVGYLRGIVVARLSDLLGESGIGLFDLPSKYDELAAGLAARLRDAFLSVGIALKQVYITNISATEETQAAIDERAAMGAIGDMDAYLKFKAARMLGGGGGGGGGAGDAAAAGMGLGAGAGMGAILAQMMGSAMQAPAARAGAPAGDDRDASLEEVFTGLQVLANRQLAVPATERAEVVSALEALRIELAAAVPDLEAVRQRRQTTVERWPWLADELEGVFRQPTVTAALVRAASRYTAG from the coding sequence ATGGCGATCCTCGACCTCATCGAATGGGACAACCCGGGACCGAACGAGATGGTGCACCGCGTGCCGGAGTGGGGCTCGGGCGAGTTCCGGCTCGGCTCGCAGCTGGTGGTGCGCGAGTTCCAGTCGGCCGTCTTCTTCCACAACGGCCTGGCGCAGGACACGTTCTCGGCTGGGCGGTACACGCTGTCCACCGAGAACATTCCGCTCCTCACAGGACTCATGGGGCTGCCGTTCGGCGGAAAGAGCCCGTTCCGGACCGAGGTCTATTTCGTGAGCCACCGCACGTTCCTCGACGTGAAGTGGGGCACGACCCAACCGGTGGCGCTGCGCGACCCGGACCTCGGCGTCGCCCGGCTGCGGGCGTTCGGGACGATGGCGATCGATATCGACGACGCCGGCCTCTTCATCAACAAGATCGTCGGCGGTCAGGGCCTGTACACGACGAACGACATCGTCGGCTACCTGCGCGGCATCGTCGTCGCGCGCCTGTCGGACCTGCTGGGCGAGAGCGGCATCGGCCTGTTCGATCTGCCGTCCAAGTACGATGAGCTTGCCGCCGGGCTCGCGGCGCGGCTGCGCGACGCCTTCCTGTCCGTCGGGATCGCGCTCAAGCAGGTCTACATCACGAACATCTCGGCGACCGAGGAGACGCAGGCCGCCATCGACGAGCGCGCGGCGATGGGTGCGATCGGCGACATGGATGCCTACTTGAAGTTCAAGGCCGCCCGGATGCTCGGCGGCGGGGGCGGCGGCGGGGGCGGAGCCGGTGACGCGGCTGCCGCGGGCATGGGCCTCGGCGCCGGCGCCGGAATGGGCGCGATCCTGGCGCAGATGATGGGCTCGGCGATGCAGGCCCCGGCCGCGCGGGCCGGTGCGCCGGCCGGCGATGACCGCGACGCGTCGCTCGAGGAGGTCTTCACCGGCCTGCAGGTGCTCGCGAACCGCCAGCTGGCCGTGCCCGCCACCGAGCGCGCCGAGGTCGTCAGCGCGCTCGAGGCGCTGCGGATCGAGCTCGCGGCTGCCGTGCCCGACCTCGAGGCCGTTCGGCAGCGCCGGCAGACCACGGTCGAGCGCTGGCCGTGGCTGGCGGATGAGCTCGAGGGAGTCTTCCGCCAGCCGACCGTCACGGCGGCGCTCGTGCGGGCGGCCAGCCGGTACACGGCGGGCTGA